From the Leishmania panamensis strain MHOM/PA/94/PSC-1 chromosome 31 sequence genome, one window contains:
- a CDS encoding hypothetical protein (TriTrypDB/GeneDB-style sysID: LpmP.31.1880) produces the protein MEAFAEDGSATGFRPQSGTCTLTREQVEKIEALIHLMKEHYDPLPAQLEMYLQLIPPPASVASAEEDSGNKAQPRNLVRNLMRSYCSSFLVSREWDVQKAFSMMQDVVAYRAANRLDEQCFFPPAISVHGWSTVEVCRALRQSPRETALRVDRVCAGVTQGITCGIHYWDKGGRPVAYVMIESLDVVELMRQLRQMASVGKSPADVMWEYMVHLLGVTESAMLYQLIQREARRSGRSSTSKFTDEATPAEVTQGAVTMIYDMKGLSVKMLWKPILDLFRDLAKEFFKYYPDRVHQIICVNSPSLVRYAFRLVRGVMPADFQNKISFFSSHDTLATLEKVIDRKYIPHFLGGDCHCTAEGGECLSGYDPLHPRRAAVTDAHADGDGEVCTEDVTLTTSQACTRVFPVKASEVVVWDFAVAGGGHDIIFTVFFVPQSATSGMRWSEVEVKKLSPYTVTSEALPEGSDLFVAAEDGVVVLGWRNRRSWFAAKRIQLRAYKEAMSTTLHE, from the coding sequence ATGGAAGCCTTTGCAGAGGATGGGAGCGCTACGGGGTTCAGACCACAGTCGGGCACATGCACACTCACCCGTGAGCAGGTGGAAAAGATCGAAGCCCTCATACACCTCATGAAGGAGCACTATGACCCACTGCCAGCGCAGCTAGAGATGTACTTACAGCTGATACCGCCCCCTGCCAGTGTAGCTTCAGCGGAGGAAGACAGCGGAAACAAGGCCCAGCCGCGTAACTTGGTGCGCAACCTGATGAGGTCCTACTGTAGCTCCTTTCTCGTGTCGCGGGAGTGGGATGTGCAAAAGGCGTTTTCCATGATGCAGGACGTGGTGGCATATCGCGCGGCGAACCGCCTCGATGAGCAGTGCTTCTTCCCGCCCGCCATTTCGGTGCATGGGTGGTCCACTGTAGAGGTATGCAGGGCGCTGCGCCAGAGTCCGCGTGAAACGGCTCTGCGCGTCGACCGCGTCTGCGCTGGGGTAACGCAGGGAATCACCTGTGGAATCCACTACTGGGATAAGGGCGGTCGGCCGGTTGCGTATGTAATGATTGAAAGCCTTGATGTGGTTGAGCTCATGCGACAGCTAAGGCAGATGGCGAGCGTGGGCAAGTCGCCGGCGGATGTCATGTGGGAGTACATGGTGCACCTTCTTGGTGTGACCGAATCCGCGATGCTCTACCAGCTCATCCAGCGCGAGGCGCGGCGATCAGGGCGATCGTCAACGTCGAAGTTCACGGACGAAGCGACACCCGCGGAGGTGACCCAGGGTGCTGTGACGATGATATACGACATGAAGGGGCTCTCGGTGAAGATGCTGTGGAAGCCGATACTTGACCTTTTTCGCGACCTTGCCAAGGAGTTCTTCAAGTACTACCCCGACCGCGTTCACCAAATCATCTGTGTCAACTCGCCCAGCCTTGTCCGCTACGCCTTTCGTCTTGTGCGTGGCGTCATGCCGGCAGACTTCCAGAACAAGATCAGCTTTTTTAGCTCGCACGACACTCTCGCCACGCTAGAGAAAGTGATAGATAGGAAGTACATTCCGCATTTTCTTGGCGGCGACTGCCACTGCACGGCCGAGGGTGGCGAGTGCCTGAGTGGCTACGACCCGCTGCATCCACgacgagcagcagtgacagacgcacatgctgacggcgacggtgaggTTTGCACGGAGGATGTGACGCTAACGACGAGTCAAGCATGCACACGAGTGTTTCCAGTGAAAGCATCGGAAGTGGTCGTCTGGGATTTTGCTGTAGCGGGTGGCGGCCACGACATCATCTTCACTGTCTTCTTTGTGCCCCAGTCGGCTACTTCAGGGATGCGATGGTCCGAAGTCGAAGTGAAGAAGCTGAGCCCATACACGGTCACCTCGGAGGCGCTGCCTGAGGGGTCCGATTTGTTTGTCGCAGCCGAGGATGGCGTAGTAGTGCTGGGGTGGCGCAACAGACGGTCCTGGTTTGCAGCAAAGCGCATTCAGCTCCGTGCCTACAAGGAGGCAATGTCCACTACCCTCCACGAGTGA